A region from the bacterium genome encodes:
- a CDS encoding 5'/3'-nucleotidase SurE produces MRILVTNDDGVFAEGLRVLVKALVEVAEVLVIAP; encoded by the coding sequence ATGAGAATCCTGGTGACCAATGACGACGGGGTGTTTGCCGAAGGCCTGCGCGTGCTGGTGAAGGCGCTGGTCGAGGTGGCGGAAGTGCTCGTCATCGCCCC